AGATCGTCTTCGAGGAGGACGCGGACGCCGCGATCGGTGACTCGGTCGCCGTGGAGCCCCGGGAGGAGCGCGAGGCGATAGACCGCGTCCGGACGGTCGACTACGAGGAGCTGTCGGGCGGCGCGCAGTCGGAACTGGAGTACGTCATCGAGGAGATCGTCGCCGAGAACGAGGAGCGGTTCGTCGACTTCTACAACGACGCCCAGCCGATCACGCTCCGGCTCCACCAGCTGAACCTGCTGCCCGGTATCGGGAAGAAGCTCAGGAACAACGTGCTGGACGAGCGCAAGCGGGGGCGGTTCGAGAGCTTCGACGACCTCGAGGACCGGATCGCCGGACTGCACGATCCCAAGGGGGTGCTGGCCGAGCGGATCTTGGAGGAGCTTCGGGACGACGACCTGAAATACCGGGCGTTCGTAGGCAGAGAGGGCGAGGACGGGTAGTCGTCCGTCTCCCGGAGGGTTTTAAGCCGTCCGTTGCATACCGGCGGGTAACCGAATGAGAGACCCAGACGGGCTCCTGGCGAGGGCAGGAGTCAGCGGGAACCCCGACCGCGACCAGCACTTTCTGGTCGACGACCGCGTGCTCGACCGACTGCCGTCGTACGCGGCCGACGCCGGCGTCGACTGCTCGCACGTGCTGGAGATCGGCGCGGGGACCGGCGCGCTCACCGACCGGCTGCTCGACGTGGCCGGCGAGGTGACCGCCGTCGAACGGGACCCCGAACTCGCCGCGTTCCTGCGGGAGGAGTTCGCCGAGGCCATCGAGGCGGGC
This sequence is a window from Halostella salina. Protein-coding genes within it:
- a CDS encoding DUF655 domain-containing protein — encoded protein: MTDTDSDEPVVRRAVLLDYMPHGRADDDRPQYQKPPLAYAVGEADFRLFEIVFEEDADAAIGDSVAVEPREEREAIDRVRTVDYEELSGGAQSELEYVIEEIVAENEERFVDFYNDAQPITLRLHQLNLLPGIGKKLRNNVLDERKRGRFESFDDLEDRIAGLHDPKGVLAERILEELRDDDLKYRAFVGREGEDG